The following are from one region of the Pseudomonadota bacterium genome:
- a CDS encoding ABC transporter permease: protein MFILTIKEALRSLTSNKLQTILALLGITIGVAAVVCMISVGESAKEKALAGLKALGTDIITGSEQQAGKEKVKGLQDKYILKAEDVQKMVNENNIITSVAARIDGFASVGREGVFRDVTVLGITGSFNSINKLKIKFGRKIEEFDMEQNYCVLGYELASQIFGKAGRGGIIGKDVYVKRHKFTVIGVYEKLEYKLTDNFNEAMFIPIQKAAIVFETKKLTNFKAKIREDYPTEKAKAKLISYFTRRTNLSMNLDTQEMLIKQAEEQSKTASKTLIATAAISLIVGGIGIMNLMLISIKERRREIGIRRSCGADRMVIMIQILSESVFLSLIGGTAGIIIGVISSLGIAVVANWKTIIPVTSIFLSFFVSMAIGVIFGYIPARNAAKMEIIDALRME from the coding sequence ATGTTTATACTGACCATCAAAGAAGCGTTAAGAAGTCTCACATCCAACAAACTCCAGACGATTCTCGCACTCCTCGGCATTACCATAGGGGTTGCTGCTGTTGTGTGTATGATTTCTGTAGGTGAAAGCGCAAAGGAGAAGGCGCTCGCCGGATTGAAGGCGCTTGGGACAGACATTATTACCGGCTCGGAGCAGCAGGCAGGCAAAGAAAAGGTAAAAGGGCTTCAGGATAAATACATTTTAAAGGCTGAAGATGTACAGAAAATGGTAAATGAAAACAATATTATAACATCGGTAGCGGCGCGGATTGATGGATTTGCCTCTGTCGGCAGAGAGGGTGTATTCAGGGATGTAACCGTGCTTGGCATAACCGGAAGTTTTAATAGTATCAATAAATTAAAAATTAAATTCGGCAGAAAAATAGAAGAGTTCGATATGGAGCAGAATTACTGTGTTTTAGGTTATGAGCTTGCTTCACAGATTTTCGGCAAGGCCGGCCGAGGGGGCATCATCGGCAAAGATGTTTATGTGAAAAGACACAAATTTACTGTAATCGGCGTGTATGAAAAACTTGAGTATAAATTGACGGATAATTTTAACGAAGCCATGTTTATTCCTATTCAAAAAGCGGCGATTGTCTTTGAAACAAAAAAACTGACAAACTTTAAAGCAAAGATCAGGGAAGATTACCCGACAGAAAAAGCAAAGGCAAAATTAATAAGTTATTTTACACGGAGAACCAACCTGAGCATGAATCTCGATACTCAGGAGATGCTTATCAAACAGGCAGAGGAACAGTCCAAAACCGCATCAAAGACGCTTATTGCCACTGCTGCTATTTCGCTCATCGTCGGCGGTATCGGCATCATGAATCTTATGCTCATATCCATTAAAGAGAGGAGAAGAGAGATAGGTATCAGAAGGTCCTGCGGTGCTGACAGGATGGTGATTATGATACAAATACTCTCGGAATCGGTATTCCTCTCGCTCATAGGGGGAACGGCAGGCATTATTATCGGCGTTATATCGTCCCTTGGCATTGCCGTTGTCGCAAACTGGAAAACCATTATTCCTGTAACTTCAATATTTTTAAGCTTTTTCGTCTCAATGGCCATAGGCGTAATTTTTGGCTACATTCCAGCCAGAAATGCTGCAAAAATGGAAATAATTGATGCATTAAGGATGGAGTAA
- a CDS encoding ABC transporter ATP-binding protein: protein MIELTNIAKIFKSPDGREIKGLDRINLTIGQGEFLSIVGPSGSGKSTLMNILGCLDKPSSGIFLLNGVEVQKMADKELSKLRNKEIGFIFQSYNLLPKLNAIENVELPLVYRKIPPNTRRKEAYAALCQVGLKDRIFYKPSQLSGGQQQRVAVARALVARPSIIFGDELTGALDPKSCVEIMNIIKGWVEYKNITVVLVTHDMKIAKMAKRVIKINNGVIIEDYINN from the coding sequence TTGATTGAGCTTACAAACATTGCAAAAATATTTAAAAGCCCTGACGGCAGGGAAATAAAGGGGTTAGACAGGATTAACCTCACGATCGGGCAAGGTGAGTTTTTGTCTATTGTAGGTCCTTCCGGTTCGGGAAAATCAACCCTTATGAACATCCTTGGATGTCTGGATAAACCTTCATCAGGTATTTTCCTGCTCAATGGGGTGGAAGTCCAGAAGATGGCCGATAAAGAACTGTCTAAACTCCGGAATAAAGAAATAGGCTTTATCTTCCAGTCCTATAATCTCCTCCCGAAGCTAAACGCTATTGAAAATGTCGAACTTCCTCTCGTATACAGGAAAATCCCTCCAAATACAAGGAGAAAAGAGGCATACGCCGCCCTGTGTCAGGTAGGTCTTAAGGATAGGATATTCTATAAACCAAGTCAGCTTTCGGGAGGTCAACAACAAAGGGTGGCTGTGGCAAGAGCGCTTGTTGCGAGACCTTCAATTATATTTGGCGATGAACTCACCGGAGCCCTTGATCCGAAAAGCTGCGTGGAGATAATGAATATTATCAAAGGGTGGGTAGAATACAAGAACATCACAGTAGTCCTTGTAACTCATGACATGAAGATTGCGAAAATGGCAAAGAGGGTAATCAAGATCAACAACGGTGTAATTATTGAAGATTACATCAACAACTGA
- a CDS encoding FHA domain-containing protein — MITIKVIDSRGDKKEYDFMSTEVISVGRDPGCTIRVDESESTVSRIQIQIEYSNGVYTLKNVGKNPVKVNGSEVINIRLNDLDEITVGNVKIAVAISQEVGEQTEGISMKTTEAAESEETILGGFKQHEEKETMPGGFKQHEEEETMLGGVGVYGPGEDIVFTERKAYELPSIIYVKIYENDIFQAAYKLEQGLELKVGRAKGNNILLDNKEISRDLFIIKYLPDGIDVNYVGRSFVNFAGRDLPPGNNCTEQINLGEEIRVSSYRLVISDNNKADAEAILFAKPAEIQTEQLTPESFAQEWAESDGSRQYIEISETFLQKVMKKAKIVTILSLLRDKKKLVTFLLSLWEKKRLATIVSSLAVLIIIVSVFVGYRFIFSVGGKAFSGKYSVAEIKRVNFSDTFESPGIINFLNPIPIMSEIEGVVEDLGFKDGDMVNKGQLLLKIKNNTIQQQIQQAKIELLNAETNYSRVMEYENREEGKSPEIIEAKRALNEAENNFIRVKNKKERVNRLVGKGIMAKNEIETAEAEYRGVENQVKGLQDKLDALLKSLHATKQVAQLNFKKAQAVLNELEANFAKSEIKASVTGIVTFPVVTSGGKNVIVKGQTAPSRIVLAYLGDFDNVGLKIEAPEAEIRKIIVGQPVKITTDIIKDREIIGIVSEVALGATIKENTSVFEVKIKIQADEELKKALRIGASASASIIMNEKQNVLAVPASSVFYFENKPAILYLDGKNNINFTTITVGQANKDNVEVIDSKIPEGTRVITSDPEDIFESQIKRGKVILH; from the coding sequence ATGATAACCATAAAAGTGATTGATTCAAGAGGCGACAAGAAGGAATATGATTTTATGAGTACAGAGGTTATCTCGGTTGGACGAGATCCGGGCTGTACCATTAGAGTTGACGAATCGGAATCAACCGTTTCCCGCATACAAATACAAATAGAATATTCCAACGGTGTCTATACGCTCAAAAACGTGGGGAAAAATCCTGTCAAGGTAAACGGCAGCGAGGTAATAAATATCAGGCTGAACGATCTGGATGAAATAACCGTGGGCAATGTAAAGATCGCAGTTGCCATTTCTCAGGAGGTGGGGGAACAGACTGAAGGAATTTCCATGAAAACAACAGAAGCTGCGGAGTCTGAGGAGACGATTCTTGGAGGTTTTAAACAACACGAGGAAAAAGAGACCATGCCTGGTGGTTTTAAGCAGCACGAGGAAGAAGAGACCATGCTTGGTGGTGTCGGAGTTTATGGGCCCGGGGAAGATATTGTTTTTACTGAACGGAAGGCATATGAACTGCCCTCTATCATCTATGTGAAGATTTATGAGAATGATATTTTTCAAGCGGCATATAAGCTTGAGCAGGGCCTGGAGCTAAAAGTAGGGCGGGCAAAGGGCAATAATATCCTGCTTGATAATAAAGAAATCTCACGGGACCTCTTTATCATAAAGTATCTGCCCGATGGCATTGATGTTAACTATGTAGGCCGTTCCTTTGTTAATTTTGCAGGGCGCGACCTTCCCCCTGGCAATAATTGCACAGAGCAGATCAACCTTGGAGAAGAGATCAGGGTGTCCTCATACAGACTTGTCATTTCCGATAATAATAAGGCCGATGCCGAAGCAATATTATTCGCAAAGCCTGCTGAAATCCAGACAGAACAGCTTACCCCGGAATCTTTTGCGCAGGAGTGGGCAGAATCTGACGGGTCCCGTCAGTATATAGAGATTTCGGAAACATTCTTGCAAAAAGTCATGAAAAAGGCAAAGATTGTCACAATCCTCTCGTTGTTACGGGATAAGAAAAAGCTTGTCACATTTTTATTATCGTTGTGGGAAAAGAAAAGGCTTGCCACGATTGTCTCATCGTTGGCTGTGCTTATCATTATAGTCTCTGTGTTTGTCGGTTACAGATTTATCTTCAGCGTCGGTGGAAAGGCATTTTCGGGAAAATACTCTGTGGCGGAAATAAAAAGGGTAAATTTTTCTGATACATTTGAATCCCCCGGGATTATTAATTTTCTCAATCCTATTCCTATTATGAGCGAAATAGAAGGTGTAGTGGAAGATCTGGGATTTAAAGATGGGGATATGGTCAATAAAGGGCAGCTTTTACTGAAGATCAAAAACAATACAATCCAGCAGCAGATACAACAGGCAAAAATAGAACTCCTCAATGCTGAAACTAATTACAGCAGGGTTATGGAATACGAAAACAGGGAAGAAGGAAAATCCCCTGAGATCATAGAGGCGAAGAGGGCGCTTAATGAGGCTGAAAATAACTTCATCAGAGTAAAAAATAAGAAGGAGAGAGTCAACCGGCTTGTAGGGAAGGGCATTATGGCAAAAAATGAGATCGAGACGGCTGAAGCAGAATACAGGGGCGTGGAAAACCAGGTGAAAGGCCTTCAGGATAAGCTTGACGCCCTGTTAAAAAGCTTACACGCTACAAAACAGGTTGCCCAGTTGAATTTCAAAAAGGCACAGGCTGTATTAAATGAACTTGAAGCCAATTTTGCGAAAAGCGAGATAAAAGCGTCTGTGACCGGAATAGTAACATTTCCTGTAGTTACTTCAGGCGGAAAGAATGTAATAGTCAAAGGCCAGACAGCTCCTTCAAGGATAGTGCTCGCATACCTGGGGGATTTCGATAATGTCGGATTAAAAATAGAGGCGCCTGAAGCCGAGATCAGAAAAATAATAGTCGGGCAACCGGTAAAAATCACTACGGATATTATAAAAGACAGAGAAATTATCGGAATTGTTTCAGAGGTTGCATTGGGGGCCACAATAAAAGAGAACACATCGGTCTTTGAAGTAAAGATTAAGATTCAAGCTGACGAAGAATTAAAGAAGGCGCTCAGGATCGGGGCATCGGCTTCAGCCTCCATTATTATGAACGAAAAACAAAACGTCCTTGCAGTCCCGGCTTCATCTGTTTTTTACTTCGAGAATAAACCCGCAATTTTATACCTCGATGGCAAAAACAATATAAACTTTACTACCATAACAGTAGGTCAGGCAAATAAAGATAATGTAGAAGTAATTGACAGTAAAATACCGGAAGGGACGCGGGTTATTACATCAGATCCGGAAGATATCTTTGAAAGCCAGATAAAGCGCGGCAAGGTGATATTGCATTGA
- a CDS encoding TolC family protein, which yields MAEEKPLTLTDAFTKALSNNLNLNIQRLNPVSAALDVNIAKATLYNPTFTQGLSTAGDANIDTYTQDGSSKISQKLPIGGTVDLVWNYYRTSTLESSPTYKSASGFTLSMPLLANFGWDVTIAPIVISGKQLNVSRLALREGIEKLIADVNSAYWSLKMSLEELIISRENYEDAKKVHERTLELIKEGNLAELEKYQTEAAISTREDSLLTKEKEAKDNKDTLLNLLRLDLSEEIVPVDSPNFRRLDPNYEEVMENSFKYRPDYLTALENLEISEWNLKVARSSSLPDLSFSGGYTTGSNYNPGGFTQGAMSRMDQTRNWTGGLNFSVPFPNTAKKDAYYKSKISNQQSRITLAQLKDTIAKELKQTIRALETAQKKVEVSKNARELAEKKLEAEMIKLDEGLSDNFMVITFQNDLSTARSAENKAITDYQITAIALKKSEGTLLKYLNISFEDELEKEKALYKKIRE from the coding sequence ATGGCTGAGGAAAAGCCCCTTACATTGACCGATGCCTTTACAAAAGCTTTATCAAACAATCTCAATCTCAATATACAGAGGCTTAATCCGGTTTCGGCAGCTTTAGATGTGAATATCGCTAAAGCCACCTTATATAATCCGACTTTTACCCAGGGACTCTCAACCGCCGGGGACGCCAACATTGATACTTACACTCAGGACGGATCAAGCAAGATTTCGCAAAAGCTCCCCATTGGCGGGACAGTCGACTTGGTATGGAACTACTATAGGACTTCAACTCTTGAATCGTCTCCCACGTACAAGTCAGCCTCCGGATTCACGTTGAGCATGCCGCTCCTTGCAAATTTCGGTTGGGATGTGACCATTGCACCGATTGTTATATCGGGGAAGCAGCTAAATGTTTCGCGCCTTGCTCTGAGAGAAGGAATAGAAAAACTTATTGCAGATGTCAATTCAGCGTACTGGAGTCTGAAAATGTCTCTTGAGGAGCTGATAATTTCGAGAGAAAACTACGAAGATGCAAAAAAAGTCCATGAAAGAACCCTTGAGCTTATAAAAGAGGGTAATCTTGCAGAACTCGAAAAATACCAGACCGAAGCGGCCATATCCACGAGGGAAGATTCACTTTTAACAAAAGAGAAGGAAGCAAAGGACAACAAGGATACACTACTGAATCTCTTGAGGCTTGATCTTTCGGAGGAGATTGTGCCTGTTGATTCTCCGAATTTTCGCCGGTTGGACCCCAACTATGAAGAAGTCATGGAAAATTCATTCAAATACCGTCCCGATTACCTAACGGCACTGGAAAACCTGGAAATCAGTGAATGGAATCTAAAAGTGGCACGTAGCAGCAGTTTGCCGGATCTATCCTTCTCTGGGGGCTATACAACCGGTTCCAATTACAATCCGGGCGGCTTTACACAGGGAGCTATGTCAAGGATGGATCAGACGAGAAACTGGACGGGAGGATTGAATTTTTCCGTTCCCTTTCCAAACACGGCAAAAAAAGATGCCTATTACAAGAGCAAGATAAGCAACCAGCAGTCAAGAATAACCCTCGCGCAGCTTAAAGACACTATAGCAAAAGAACTCAAACAGACTATACGCGCATTGGAGACCGCCCAGAAAAAGGTTGAAGTCTCGAAAAACGCAAGAGAGCTTGCAGAAAAGAAGCTTGAGGCGGAGATGATAAAGCTTGACGAAGGGCTTTCTGACAACTTTATGGTGATCACCTTTCAGAATGATCTTTCCACCGCAAGGTCCGCAGAAAACAAGGCAATCACCGATTACCAGATAACCGCTATTGCATTAAAAAAATCCGAGGGTACGCTTCTAAAATACCTGAACATCAGTTTTGAAGATGAACTCGAAAAGGAAAAAGCGCTATATAAAAAGATAAGGGAGTAA
- the lon gene encoding endopeptidase La, translating to MVIGLRNDKGTKDRIFYPSELPILPLRGTVAYPDLVMPLIVGRERSIKLIDESMNMDKMIAIITQKNPDIEDPDMEDLYTVGTIATIMKMVKMVDGSQRVVIQGLCRFKLIEFTQREPHLRAKILPIFEDYQKDIEVDAMYINLRNLFKKAIDMAPYLSSELSQIATKVENPGNLADLIASTINISVIEKQDILEKIDLKERLRKVTVFLNREVETLELSSRIQTNVKEGIDKTQREYYLREQLKAIQKELGDTDDKISEIDEIRKKILDAKMTPDVQKVAEKELDRLSRMSTMSAEYTVSRTYLDWLTEIPWSNQTEDNLDIASADTILNEDHYDLAKVKKRILEYLAVRKLKADMKGPILCFVGPPGVGKTSLGKSIARALGRKFMRISLGGIRDEAEIRGHRRTYVGALPGRIIQGVKKAGSNNPVFMLDEVDKIGTDFRGDPSSALLEVLDPEQNFSFSDHYLEVPFDLSKVMFIATANMLDPVPPALRDRMEVLELPGYTEEEKVMIAKQFLIPKERFEHGLNEDLIAFEDEALKIIIRSYTRESGVRNLEREIAAICRAVAKLVAEGDTEKKIVTLESIHGYLGPIKFFSEIAERTKYSGVATGLAWTPTGGDILFIESTKMRGKGNLSLTGQLGDVMKESAQAALSYIRSKAGEYQIAEDFFEKNDLHVHVPQGAIPKDGPSAGVTMLVSLVSLITDKLVRNDVAMTGEITLRGLVLPVGGIKQKVLAAKRAGIQNIILPKLNEKDLEEVPESIKENMHFKFIERMDEAIEICLT from the coding sequence ATGGTGATAGGTTTGAGAAACGATAAAGGCACAAAAGACAGAATATTTTATCCTTCAGAACTTCCCATATTGCCGCTTCGAGGAACAGTTGCTTACCCTGACCTTGTTATGCCGCTCATAGTAGGAAGAGAGCGTTCTATAAAGCTTATAGATGAGTCAATGAATATGGATAAGATGATTGCGATTATAACGCAAAAAAATCCGGACATAGAAGATCCGGACATGGAAGACCTCTACACCGTCGGCACTATTGCCACAATTATGAAAATGGTGAAAATGGTGGATGGGAGTCAGCGGGTAGTAATTCAAGGTTTGTGCAGGTTTAAGCTCATTGAATTTACCCAGAGGGAGCCTCACTTACGGGCAAAAATATTGCCGATCTTTGAGGATTACCAGAAGGATATTGAGGTAGATGCAATGTATATAAACCTCAGAAACCTCTTTAAGAAGGCTATAGATATGGCGCCCTACCTCTCTTCAGAGCTTTCCCAGATTGCAACAAAGGTGGAAAACCCCGGCAACCTGGCAGACCTTATTGCCTCTACTATAAATATAAGCGTTATCGAAAAACAGGATATCCTCGAAAAGATAGACCTGAAGGAGAGGCTGAGAAAAGTTACCGTATTCCTGAACAGGGAGGTTGAGACCCTTGAACTGAGCAGTAGAATTCAGACTAATGTGAAAGAGGGCATAGATAAGACCCAGAGAGAATACTATCTGAGAGAACAGCTCAAGGCAATTCAGAAAGAACTTGGCGATACTGATGACAAAATTTCGGAAATTGATGAGATACGGAAAAAGATACTCGATGCAAAGATGACTCCCGATGTACAAAAGGTTGCCGAAAAGGAACTTGACAGGCTTTCCAGGATGAGCACCATGTCGGCAGAGTATACTGTTTCAAGGACATATCTCGACTGGCTTACGGAAATCCCCTGGTCTAATCAGACAGAGGATAATCTCGACATTGCGTCGGCAGATACAATCCTCAATGAAGACCACTACGATCTTGCAAAGGTGAAAAAGAGAATCCTTGAGTATCTTGCTGTTCGAAAGCTAAAGGCGGACATGAAAGGCCCTATTCTATGCTTTGTGGGCCCCCCGGGAGTTGGCAAAACATCACTTGGCAAATCAATCGCCAGGGCCCTGGGGAGAAAATTTATGAGAATCTCCCTCGGAGGCATACGGGATGAAGCCGAGATAAGGGGGCACAGAAGAACATATGTGGGCGCTTTACCGGGCAGGATAATCCAGGGGGTTAAAAAGGCAGGCTCCAATAACCCTGTATTCATGCTTGATGAGGTAGATAAAATCGGTACGGATTTCAGGGGAGACCCCTCAAGCGCCTTGCTTGAGGTCTTGGATCCTGAACAGAACTTTTCCTTCAGTGACCACTACCTTGAAGTACCCTTTGATCTGTCCAAGGTGATGTTTATTGCAACGGCAAATATGCTTGATCCGGTCCCCCCTGCCCTGAGGGACAGGATGGAGGTTCTTGAACTTCCCGGTTATACTGAGGAAGAAAAGGTGATGATTGCCAAACAGTTTCTTATTCCGAAAGAGCGCTTTGAACATGGCCTCAATGAAGACCTGATTGCCTTTGAAGATGAGGCCCTGAAGATTATTATCCGTTCATATACAAGGGAATCGGGCGTAAGAAACCTTGAAAGGGAGATAGCAGCGATTTGCCGGGCAGTAGCTAAACTGGTTGCAGAAGGTGATACAGAGAAGAAGATAGTTACGTTAGAGAGCATTCATGGATATCTCGGGCCTATAAAGTTTTTTTCAGAGATTGCCGAGAGAACAAAATATTCGGGTGTTGCAACAGGTCTTGCCTGGACGCCTACCGGTGGCGATATCCTCTTTATAGAATCAACCAAGATGAGGGGCAAAGGGAATCTCTCCCTTACCGGTCAGCTTGGTGATGTCATGAAGGAATCTGCCCAGGCAGCGTTGAGTTATATCAGGAGTAAAGCAGGAGAATATCAGATTGCCGAGGATTTTTTTGAGAAAAATGATCTGCATGTCCATGTTCCACAGGGTGCTATCCCGAAAGACGGACCTTCTGCGGGCGTGACCATGCTTGTTTCTCTTGTATCGCTTATTACGGATAAGCTTGTAAGAAACGATGTGGCTATGACAGGGGAGATTACTTTGCGCGGGCTTGTCCTGCCTGTAGGTGGAATCAAGCAGAAGGTACTTGCAGCAAAGAGGGCAGGGATACAGAATATAATCCTGCCGAAATTAAATGAAAAGGACCTTGAAGAAGTGCCTGAAAGCATAAAAGAAAATATGCATTTCAAATTCATAGAGAGAATGGATGAGGCCATAGAAATCTGCTTAACATAA
- a CDS encoding PfkB family carbohydrate kinase, whose amino-acid sequence MAINHPKASFGYKARGAITIIGRIAMNNYDIVFVGHVATGEIVPFKGTSSLGAGGASFFGATAAFCCTKKIAMVTRMSEENEHFIEPLKKMGIDVYVQHTRETSHMKVVYPTANVDERQIFQTRSAGFFRIEEMPSFEPCLIHLGALSDQEFTLEFMKELKARGFRLSTDMQGFLWEVDHQTRAIHYKDLPEKKEILSMVETVKLDAAEAKELTGTDDLKKAAAILDDWGCSETIITRSDGVLAYSKGKSYFARFSNRSAHGRTGRGDTTIGAYLARRIDHSVEDAIKFAAALVSIKMEYEGPFMGTVEDVLARMEATKL is encoded by the coding sequence ATGGCAATAAATCACCCCAAGGCAAGCTTCGGGTATAAGGCCCGAGGGGCAATTACTATTATCGGAAGGATTGCGATGAATAATTACGATATTGTTTTTGTAGGTCATGTAGCAACCGGTGAGATCGTTCCTTTTAAAGGTACTTCTTCTTTAGGGGCAGGAGGTGCATCATTCTTCGGAGCAACAGCGGCATTTTGTTGCACTAAGAAGATTGCTATGGTAACAAGAATGTCCGAAGAAAATGAGCATTTTATTGAACCCTTAAAAAAAATGGGTATTGATGTCTATGTTCAGCACACCCGTGAGACCAGCCATATGAAGGTCGTTTATCCGACTGCAAATGTCGACGAAAGACAAATCTTTCAAACCAGGAGTGCAGGGTTTTTCCGGATTGAGGAAATGCCCTCCTTTGAGCCATGTTTAATCCATCTCGGCGCCCTCAGCGACCAGGAATTTACCCTGGAATTTATGAAGGAATTGAAAGCGCGCGGATTTCGCTTATCAACTGATATGCAGGGTTTTTTGTGGGAAGTAGATCATCAGACGCGGGCCATTCACTACAAAGATTTGCCGGAAAAAAAGGAAATCCTGTCTATGGTCGAAACGGTAAAATTAGATGCAGCCGAGGCAAAGGAATTGACGGGAACGGATGATCTTAAAAAGGCGGCAGCTATACTTGATGACTGGGGATGTTCCGAAACCATTATAACGCGTTCAGACGGCGTATTGGCATACAGCAAGGGGAAAAGTTATTTCGCGCGATTCTCAAACAGGAGCGCTCATGGAAGAACCGGGCGTGGCGATACAACAATAGGGGCATATCTTGCCCGGAGAATAGACCATTCTGTCGAAGACGCCATAAAGTTTGCCGCAGCCCTTGTATCTATCAAGATGGAATATGAGGGACCCTTTATGGGTACCGTGGAAGATGTTCTGGCAAGAATGGAAGCAACTAAACTGTAA
- a CDS encoding cache domain-containing protein: protein MVNTHFQSSKTTTTNTFVLFALLLGFMMLVSFPGPLQASNEGKVKSAPMEEYKEIARTMVHGVAAGLGGVLANVKNEKKRIDLIRSFITPIRFYPDNSGYFYVYDFKCVNIAHATQKDLQGKNLYDHKDVKGKYVIRALSEASKKGGGFVDFYWLKPDSKEEFAKMGYVEPIPGTDYFIGTGVYLP, encoded by the coding sequence ATGGTCAACACGCACTTTCAGAGCAGCAAAACAACAACTACAAACACTTTTGTATTATTCGCACTCCTTTTAGGTTTCATGATGCTCGTCAGCTTTCCTGGTCCGTTACAGGCATCAAACGAGGGGAAGGTGAAATCTGCACCAATGGAAGAGTATAAGGAGATTGCCAGGACCATGGTACACGGAGTCGCGGCTGGTTTGGGCGGCGTGCTGGCAAATGTGAAGAACGAAAAGAAGCGCATCGACCTGATCCGGTCTTTTATCACCCCCATACGCTTCTACCCCGATAATTCGGGTTACTTCTATGTCTACGATTTCAAATGTGTAAACATTGCCCATGCAACACAGAAAGACTTACAGGGTAAAAATCTGTACGATCATAAGGACGTGAAAGGCAAATATGTTATCCGCGCCTTGAGTGAGGCTTCAAAGAAAGGCGGGGGCTTCGTCGATTTCTACTGGTTAAAGCCAGATTCTAAAGAAGAGTTTGCAAAGATGGGATATGTGGAACCTATTCCGGGAACAGACTATTTCATAGGTACCGGAGTATACCTGCCGTAA
- a CDS encoding metal ABC transporter permease: MDILDFLNHAFVQKALIAGSFIAVLCSTLGVFLVLRRLSLIGDGLAHVTFGSIAVGLFFKSSPVYVAVPIVMLSSLGILKLVEKARIYGDAAIGIVSSLGIAIGVLMASIAGGFNVDLFSYLFGNILSISIEEVIASIVLSMILIAVILIFYQELLAVTFDEESAKASGVNTKRINSILVLLTALTVVLAMKMVGIMLVSALLIIPSVTALQVARSFKSTMFIAAIAGVLSVVLGICISFAADLPTGATIVLLNFLFFITAFIYKTLR; encoded by the coding sequence ATGGATATACTCGACTTCCTAAATCATGCTTTTGTCCAGAAGGCGCTCATTGCCGGGTCTTTCATTGCAGTCTTATGCTCAACGCTCGGGGTTTTTCTTGTACTGAGGCGTCTTTCGCTCATCGGAGATGGTCTTGCCCATGTCACCTTCGGCAGTATTGCCGTAGGGCTTTTTTTTAAATCTTCCCCTGTTTATGTGGCGGTACCTATTGTGATGCTGAGTTCGCTGGGTATTCTGAAATTGGTAGAAAAAGCCCGTATCTATGGGGATGCGGCAATAGGCATTGTATCGTCTCTCGGGATTGCGATAGGGGTTTTGATGGCGAGCATTGCCGGCGGCTTCAATGTGGATCTTTTCAGCTACCTCTTCGGGAATATACTGTCCATCAGCATTGAAGAGGTAATAGCCTCCATTGTCCTGTCCATGATATTGATCGCCGTGATATTGATCTTTTACCAGGAACTCCTTGCCGTAACATTTGATGAGGAGTCTGCGAAGGCATCGGGAGTCAATACAAAACGGATTAATTCTATCCTTGTACTCCTCACTGCATTAACGGTTGTTCTTGCTATGAAGATGGTGGGGATCATGCTTGTATCCGCCCTCCTGATAATTCCCTCTGTCACGGCGCTGCAGGTGGCAAGAAGCTTCAAATCTACCATGTTCATTGCCGCAATTGCAGGTGTTCTATCTGTTGTGCTGGGTATTTGCATCTCTTTTGCTGCCGATCTGCCCACAGGAGCCACGATTGTACTTTTAAATTTCCTGTTTTTTATTACTGCCTTTATCTACAAAACCCTGCGATAG